The Desmonostoc muscorum LEGE 12446 genome includes a region encoding these proteins:
- a CDS encoding hybrid sensor histidine kinase/response regulator, with protein sequence MNPDPSNQEQAFLAEAAELLQTIEQNLIGLLDEKTIEKVHALMRSAHTIKGSAASVGQETIQTIAHHLEDVFQALYAPELEIDPELGALLLDAYECLRTPLSASLMGLSCNEAEILDRTASIFAQLQHKLGDFFGREALLPSSEELGFDVVESIFSGSVLQDLQQLEADIQSQDPQQIQTTLNSQAEFFAELAASYGLSGLEEIAQATLNALKAHPDKVLQIAQVALENFKAAQAAVLAGDRTQGGEISPQLREWAGLTTPVPEPLGQTVSIAAQPTETTTTENQPSPLLGASEAESIWSFFPKRTDNSVAKAPEVLAPISQDSVVAPSAIDRILQSIWIGDPQICYRYSDSDRPASPPPPSLLAQSSASLPSIRVAIEQLDRLSHTIGELLISENQQNLQSNHIHKAAQDTLLQFLHCQQQLSKVFTWSDRHLLLPERKQRHMHVSPRVISPTEAQSNFDALEMDNYSELHILLQNLTEDMVQLGERIEAVNGLVQQSRFSLGKRKQLLSGAQEDLLQARMVPLGTVLNRLPRLLQQMVATYHKPVELKLSGTKVLVDKAISEQLYDPLLHMIRNAFDHGIEPVETRRQQGKPETGTITIQAYHQGNRTTIEVRDDGRGFSWESIRQRAIEKHLLTPEQAAYASEDQLADLLFEPGFSTAKQIGELSGRGIGLDVVRTQLQALQGSIVVRSLSGQGTTFILQLPLSLTTARLLVCQSQGITYGLLSEGISQVLLPQPEQIQVQQSLHGQGSQKFWQWGEGQSQQLVPIRTLANLLDYKYPLFTQDHNLNLSPFPVKQRNTVEPLLLLETEHQYLCLQVDQILVEQELVIKSLGRVLTLPSYIQGYSVLGNGSLTLIVDPLELVRQTWETDMMPTSPASSLTTKLLPAPEPVLTLEGQQSELTTQPQQQPMEVNTAVAQPNRLMVLVVEDSVVQRQSLVQTLQKAHYQVLQAGDGREAIAQILQHGDVDLVICDIEMPQMNGFEFLEHRRQDERLSGIPVVMLTTRSGQKHRQLALALGAKAYMTKPYSEQNFLTAIAELVNTP encoded by the coding sequence ATGAACCCCGATCCCAGTAATCAAGAGCAGGCTTTTCTTGCGGAAGCGGCAGAGTTGTTGCAAACCATTGAGCAGAATCTGATCGGTTTACTTGATGAAAAAACAATAGAAAAAGTTCATGCCTTGATGCGAAGCGCCCATACTATCAAAGGGAGTGCTGCCAGTGTTGGGCAAGAAACTATTCAGACAATTGCCCATCATTTGGAAGATGTATTCCAAGCGTTATACGCTCCAGAATTGGAAATCGATCCAGAATTGGGTGCTTTGCTTCTAGATGCTTATGAGTGCCTGCGAACTCCATTGAGTGCAAGTTTGATGGGCTTATCCTGCAATGAGGCAGAAATACTCGATCGTACTGCCTCAATCTTCGCCCAACTCCAGCATAAACTAGGCGACTTTTTTGGTCGTGAGGCTCTGCTTCCCAGTTCGGAAGAACTTGGCTTTGATGTGGTAGAGTCAATCTTTTCCGGGAGTGTACTCCAGGATTTGCAACAACTTGAAGCTGACATCCAAAGCCAAGATCCGCAACAAATTCAAACAACACTCAACTCCCAAGCCGAATTTTTTGCTGAACTAGCAGCATCCTATGGCTTATCTGGATTGGAAGAAATTGCCCAGGCGACCCTAAACGCGCTCAAAGCACATCCAGACAAAGTATTGCAAATCGCTCAGGTGGCTTTAGAAAATTTTAAAGCAGCTCAAGCAGCGGTACTTGCAGGCGATCGCACTCAAGGGGGAGAGATATCTCCGCAATTGCGAGAATGGGCAGGACTAACTACTCCTGTCCCAGAACCGCTGGGGCAAACAGTTTCCATAGCTGCCCAACCCACAGAAACGACTACAACTGAGAATCAGCCATCCCCCCTCCTGGGTGCCAGCGAAGCGGAATCAATTTGGTCGTTTTTCCCGAAGCGGACTGATAACTCCGTAGCGAAAGCACCGGAGGTACTGGCACCTATTTCCCAGGATTCGGTAGTAGCCCCCTCTGCCATAGATCGGATTTTACAGTCAATCTGGATCGGAGATCCACAGATATGTTACCGATACTCAGACTCAGATCGCCCAGCCTCTCCACCACCACCAAGCCTCCTGGCTCAATCATCGGCATCACTTCCCAGTATCCGAGTAGCGATAGAACAGCTCGATCGCCTCAGCCATACAATTGGGGAATTGCTAATCAGCGAAAACCAACAAAACCTGCAATCTAACCACATCCACAAAGCAGCTCAAGACACTCTACTACAGTTTTTGCACTGTCAACAACAACTTAGTAAAGTTTTTACTTGGTCGGATCGACATCTGCTGCTTCCCGAACGCAAGCAGCGACACATGCATGTATCTCCACGAGTTATCTCTCCTACCGAGGCACAATCCAATTTTGATGCCTTAGAAATGGATAACTATAGCGAGTTGCACATTCTCCTGCAAAATCTTACAGAAGACATGGTGCAATTAGGAGAACGGATTGAGGCTGTTAATGGCTTAGTTCAGCAATCTCGCTTCAGTCTCGGAAAGCGCAAGCAACTGCTTTCAGGAGCGCAGGAAGATTTGCTGCAAGCCAGAATGGTTCCACTGGGAACAGTGTTGAATCGATTACCGCGCCTCCTGCAACAGATGGTAGCAACTTATCATAAGCCTGTTGAACTCAAGCTTAGCGGTACGAAGGTACTGGTGGATAAAGCCATTTCTGAGCAGCTGTACGATCCCTTGCTGCACATGATTCGCAATGCCTTCGATCACGGCATTGAACCAGTAGAAACCCGCCGCCAGCAGGGTAAACCAGAAACCGGAACAATTACAATTCAAGCCTATCATCAAGGCAATCGCACTACTATTGAGGTACGGGATGATGGTCGAGGCTTTAGCTGGGAATCCATTCGTCAGCGAGCTATAGAAAAACACCTGCTGACTCCCGAACAAGCCGCCTACGCCTCAGAAGACCAACTGGCAGACTTATTATTTGAACCAGGCTTTTCTACCGCCAAGCAGATTGGTGAGTTATCTGGCCGTGGTATCGGCTTAGATGTGGTTCGCACTCAATTGCAAGCTTTACAAGGTTCGATTGTGGTGCGATCGCTTTCAGGGCAGGGAACCACCTTTATCTTGCAATTGCCCCTGAGCTTAACAACGGCACGCTTGCTCGTTTGTCAATCTCAAGGTATTACTTATGGGTTGCTGTCTGAAGGAATTAGCCAGGTTTTATTACCGCAGCCAGAGCAAATTCAAGTCCAGCAATCTTTACACGGGCAAGGCAGCCAAAAATTCTGGCAGTGGGGAGAAGGGCAAAGTCAGCAACTAGTTCCCATCCGCACGCTTGCCAATTTGCTGGATTACAAATATCCTTTATTCACCCAAGACCACAATTTAAACCTAAGTCCTTTTCCAGTCAAACAACGGAACACCGTCGAACCTCTGTTGCTGTTGGAAACAGAGCATCAATACTTGTGTTTGCAAGTCGATCAGATTTTAGTCGAGCAGGAATTAGTAATTAAATCCCTCGGTAGAGTCCTGACTTTACCTAGTTACATCCAAGGCTACAGTGTGTTGGGAAATGGTAGTCTTACCCTAATCGTTGACCCGTTGGAGTTAGTTCGGCAAACCTGGGAGACAGATATGATGCCGACTTCCCCAGCATCAAGTCTTACAACTAAACTGTTGCCTGCGCCTGAGCCTGTTCTTACTCTAGAGGGGCAGCAATCCGAGCTAACTACGCAACCGCAGCAACAGCCGATGGAAGTCAATACAGCCGTTGCTCAACCTAACCGACTGATGGTGTTAGTGGTGGAAGATTCGGTTGTACAAAGGCAAAGTTTGGTGCAGACGCTCCAGAAAGCCCATTATCAAGTGTTGCAAGCAGGCGATGGTCGAGAGGCGATCGCACAAATACTGCAACACGGTGATGTTGATTTAGTGATTTGTGACATTGAAATGCCGCAGATGAATGGATTTGAGTTTTTAGAACACCGTCGCCAAGACGAGCGTTTGTCCGGGATTCCTGTGGTGATGCTGACTACCCGTAGCGGACAGAAGCACCGCCAATTAGCTTTAGCTCTAGGAGCGAAAGCTTACATGACCAAACCCTATTCAGAACAAAATTTCCTCACCGCGATCGCTGAACTAGTTAATACCCCTTAG
- a CDS encoding chemotaxis protein CheW — MLNTPFPFKRLSGAVSERDSLRVVVFAIADYLFALPVGAVLKVMACPPISSTVESGIGMVDLGAQTITIVDLRQKFIPQVQDQQAHQVLSAVDTPGRFLLLTQTRTGEICGIPVDKPPALIDIPLETVRPVPWSYQQVAELNFVSHMAVLSVAPNEEPLKVLLLGMSQILADKLGLPGTTPTLAPGLTSGEQRQRFLRFPLGNQGSGLLPFHSLQDIIHLASQEISPAPALPSWILGFYNWRGQMLRLVDLEHLLGYAPLLKRQSPPEKPMVLVLELQNQVIGFLVAHVYDVEWQDLQQAQSAPTDFSPNKLLNFVRGILPGDRWILDTRAIAQTLQWQTH; from the coding sequence ATGCTTAACACTCCCTTTCCGTTTAAGCGATTATCTGGCGCTGTGAGCGAGCGCGACTCATTACGAGTCGTTGTTTTTGCGATCGCAGACTATTTATTTGCCCTGCCAGTTGGTGCAGTTCTCAAGGTGATGGCTTGTCCCCCTATTAGCAGTACGGTTGAAAGTGGTATTGGGATGGTTGATTTGGGAGCACAAACCATTACGATTGTGGACTTGCGCCAGAAGTTCATTCCACAAGTACAAGACCAACAGGCGCATCAAGTTCTCTCTGCGGTTGACACTCCAGGGCGCTTCTTACTTCTGACTCAAACCCGGACTGGGGAAATTTGTGGCATTCCTGTGGACAAGCCCCCTGCCTTAATCGATATTCCTTTGGAAACAGTGCGTCCGGTGCCTTGGTCTTATCAGCAAGTGGCGGAGTTAAACTTTGTTAGCCACATGGCTGTTTTGTCTGTAGCACCAAACGAGGAACCACTCAAAGTACTTCTTCTAGGCATGAGCCAGATATTGGCTGATAAGTTGGGGTTGCCCGGAACAACCCCAACCTTGGCTCCTGGGCTGACATCAGGCGAACAACGTCAAAGATTTCTCCGTTTTCCCTTGGGGAATCAAGGAAGTGGATTGCTACCATTCCACTCATTACAGGACATTATTCATCTCGCTAGCCAAGAAATTTCCCCAGCCCCGGCCTTACCAAGTTGGATTTTAGGTTTCTATAATTGGCGAGGACAGATGCTGCGGCTGGTTGACTTGGAACATTTGCTTGGTTATGCGCCGCTTTTGAAGCGGCAGTCACCACCAGAAAAGCCAATGGTTCTGGTTCTCGAACTGCAAAATCAGGTAATCGGGTTTTTGGTGGCTCATGTCTACGATGTAGAGTGGCAGGATTTACAGCAAGCACAATCAGCACCAACCGACTTTTCCCCAAACAAACTGCTAAATTTTGTTCGAGGTATTCTACCAGGCGATCGCTGGATTTTAGACACCAGAGCCATCGCCCAAACATTGCAATGGCAAACCCACTGA